In Acaryochloris marina S15, a single genomic region encodes these proteins:
- the bioD gene encoding dethiobiotin synthase yields the protein MTQTLLISGTDTEIGKTIVTSALVAYWQMYRPHERIAVCKPVQSGLGDREWYTEVFDLNQPPETLNPLYFEQPLAPPLAARLAGQVVDLLPAWQAVQQLQAQFDWVLVEGVGSLGSPVTDELIVADIARDWRFPIVLVVPIRLGCMGQAVAHVALARQFGLDIKGIILNATGVLSTEEIQQWAPIDMIQALTQVPVIGQVPHLSDPTNRTVLAEVASGLDLEVLGALSYAG from the coding sequence GTGACACAGACTCTTTTAATTAGTGGTACAGATACAGAAATTGGCAAAACAATTGTTACATCAGCCTTGGTGGCTTATTGGCAGATGTATCGGCCACATGAAAGGATTGCGGTCTGTAAACCGGTGCAATCTGGGCTAGGAGATCGGGAATGGTATACCGAGGTTTTTGATCTAAATCAACCTCCTGAAACCTTGAACCCTCTGTATTTCGAACAACCGTTAGCCCCCCCATTAGCAGCAAGGCTGGCAGGTCAGGTGGTTGATTTATTACCCGCTTGGCAAGCGGTTCAACAGTTGCAGGCTCAGTTTGATTGGGTGTTGGTAGAAGGTGTAGGCAGTTTAGGCTCTCCAGTCACAGATGAGTTGATCGTTGCTGATATTGCTAGGGATTGGCGGTTTCCCATTGTATTGGTTGTGCCAATTCGATTGGGGTGTATGGGACAGGCCGTTGCCCATGTAGCTTTAGCACGACAATTTGGGCTGGATATCAAGGGCATCATTTTGAATGCCACGGGTGTATTATCCACAGAAGAAATACAGCAATGGGCACCGATCGACATGATCCAAGCCCTGACTCAGGTGCCAGTGATTGGGCAGGTGCCTCATTTGTCTGATCCGACTAATCGAACAGTACTTGCTGAAGTGGCCTCTGGGTTGGATTTAGAGGTATTAGGGGCTTTAAGCTATGCAGGGTAA
- a CDS encoding phosphate-starvation-inducible PsiE family protein, which translates to MKRNNRSIAKVFSDASFLRLLHWFEGTVAKILSIALVIVIFFSLFDLGFNVIRELSTEPIGFFQSTVLEIFGLFLNILIALELLENIQAYLDHQGVQVQLVVATALIAVARKLIIFDFAKSSGLDLVGLAVAIFSLSISYWLVRQHKQ; encoded by the coding sequence ATGAAGCGAAACAATCGATCTATTGCTAAAGTTTTCAGTGATGCTTCCTTTCTCCGGCTATTGCATTGGTTTGAAGGAACTGTTGCCAAGATTTTATCCATTGCATTGGTCATTGTTATTTTCTTCTCCCTGTTCGATCTGGGATTTAATGTGATTCGTGAGTTGTCAACGGAACCGATTGGATTCTTTCAGTCAACGGTATTAGAGATTTTTGGTCTATTCCTCAATATCCTGATTGCTCTAGAGCTTCTAGAAAATATTCAAGCTTACCTCGATCATCAGGGAGTGCAGGTTCAGTTGGTGGTTGCAACGGCTTTGATCGCTGTAGCACGTAAACTGATTATTTTTGACTTTGCAAAATCATCCGGTTTAGATCTTGTAGGGCTGGCGGTGGCAATCTTTTCACTATCCATCAGTTATTGGTTAGTCCGCCAACATAAGCAATAG
- a CDS encoding photosystem II reaction center protein J → MADGKVPLWLVGTVAGTALIAIVGLFFYGAYAGLGSSL, encoded by the coding sequence GTGGCAGATGGAAAAGTTCCATTATGGCTAGTAGGGACAGTCGCAGGGACCGCCCTCATTGCAATTGTAGGTCTCTTTTTCTATGGAGCATATGCAGGCTTGGGTTCTTCCCTGTAA
- a CDS encoding photosystem II reaction center protein L, with the protein MATPNPNKQPVELNRASLFIGLLLVLVLALLFSSYFFN; encoded by the coding sequence ATGGCAACACCCAATCCGAATAAGCAACCCGTAGAGTTGAATCGTGCATCGCTCTTTATTGGCTTGCTACTTGTTCTTGTTTTAGCTTTATTGTTCTCAAGCTACTTTTTTAACTAA
- the psbF gene encoding cytochrome b559 subunit beta produces MTSRLSKEPVTYPVFTVRWLAVHTLGVPVTFFLGAIAAMQFIQR; encoded by the coding sequence ATGACCAGTAGACTTTCAAAAGAACCGGTTACATATCCAGTTTTTACAGTGCGTTGGTTGGCTGTTCATACCCTAGGTGTCCCGGTTACCTTCTTCCTGGGTGCAATCGCAGCTATGCAGTTCATTCAGAGATAG
- the psbE gene encoding cytochrome b559 subunit alpha: protein MSGRTGERPFGDIVTSIRYWIIHTITVPMLFLAGWLFVSTGLAYDVFGTPRPNEYFDQARQGLPLVTDRYEGKQQIDEFTKGL from the coding sequence TTGTCTGGTAGAACTGGTGAACGACCCTTTGGTGATATCGTTACAAGCATTCGTTATTGGATTATCCATACCATTACGGTGCCAATGCTGTTTTTAGCAGGATGGCTATTCGTAAGTACAGGTCTGGCTTATGACGTGTTTGGAACGCCAAGACCTAACGAGTACTTTGACCAAGCTCGACAAGGGTTACCTTTGGTTACTGATCGTTATGAAGGTAAGCAACAAATTGATGAATTTACAAAAGGACTATAG
- a CDS encoding photosynthesis system II assembly factor Ycf48 translates to MIKAILKTSRQWISIVAALFFLTACNSLPVLDSLSWESVALPTDSAVLDVSFASPEHGWLVGTNSALLETFDGGKSWEPRPLSLGDLDYRFSSISFSGDEGWIVGEPSILLHTTDGGKSWSRVSLSTQLPGTPYQVTALGPKSVEMITDLGAIYQTRDEAQHWTALVEEATGATRNINRSEDGQYVAISSRGSFYNTFDPGQTSWQSHDRNGARRIQTMGYDPSGNPWILNKGGQVQFSNGFLEDGDYAWDEAFTPGNTKIGLLDLAYRTPEEVWVSGGSGTLLCSLDGGQTWQKDTTVEDVPSNLYKIIFVSSDQGFIIGQSGTLLRFIAPPKASA, encoded by the coding sequence ATGATAAAAGCAATTCTAAAGACTTCAAGGCAATGGATATCCATCGTTGCCGCCTTATTTTTCTTAACTGCCTGTAACAGTCTGCCAGTGTTGGATTCCCTATCTTGGGAATCTGTCGCGTTGCCGACTGACTCCGCCGTCTTAGACGTCAGTTTTGCTTCCCCAGAGCATGGCTGGCTGGTGGGAACTAACTCTGCGCTCTTAGAAACCTTTGATGGGGGTAAATCTTGGGAGCCACGTCCTCTTTCCCTGGGAGACTTAGACTATCGCTTTTCATCCATCAGCTTTTCTGGGGATGAAGGTTGGATTGTGGGTGAGCCTTCCATTCTGCTCCATACGACCGATGGTGGAAAGTCTTGGTCACGAGTGTCGCTGAGTACTCAACTACCCGGGACTCCCTATCAAGTCACTGCTTTAGGTCCTAAGTCGGTGGAGATGATCACCGATCTAGGTGCCATTTACCAAACTCGGGATGAAGCCCAGCATTGGACTGCTTTAGTGGAAGAGGCAACGGGAGCAACGCGTAATATTAACCGATCTGAAGATGGTCAGTATGTCGCAATTTCCTCTCGGGGTAGTTTCTACAACACTTTTGATCCAGGTCAAACCTCCTGGCAAAGCCATGATCGAAATGGTGCAAGACGAATTCAAACCATGGGATACGATCCGAGTGGCAATCCCTGGATTTTAAACAAAGGTGGCCAGGTTCAATTCAGTAACGGTTTTCTTGAGGATGGAGACTATGCCTGGGATGAAGCATTTACTCCTGGCAATACTAAAATTGGACTCTTAGATTTGGCTTACCGGACTCCTGAAGAAGTTTGGGTGTCAGGGGGCAGCGGCACATTACTATGTAGCCTAGATGGTGGCCAAACTTGGCAAAAAGATACGACGGTAGAGGATGTACCATCCAACCTCTACAAGATTATTTTTGTTTCTTCTGACCAAGGGTTCATTATTGGGCAATCAGGGACGCTATTGCGTTTTATTGCTCCCCCGAAAGCATCAGCTTAA
- a CDS encoding rubredoxin, protein MSTETDSNEEVVSVDRFECRSCGYIYEPDEGDKRRKIPQGTLFDQLPGDWKCPVCRTPPEQFFNIGPVGAPSGFAENLGYGLGVNSLPPGKKNLLIFGALLSIFLFLLSFYSSG, encoded by the coding sequence ATGTCTACTGAGACGGATTCAAATGAAGAAGTAGTATCTGTGGATCGATTTGAATGTCGATCTTGCGGATACATCTATGAGCCTGATGAAGGTGATAAACGCCGTAAGATTCCGCAAGGGACTTTGTTTGATCAACTTCCCGGTGACTGGAAATGCCCAGTGTGCCGAACTCCTCCGGAGCAATTTTTCAACATTGGACCCGTCGGTGCTCCCTCGGGTTTTGCTGAAAATCTAGGCTATGGCCTTGGGGTTAATTCACTGCCCCCAGGCAAGAAAAACCTGCTGATTTTTGGCGCGTTGTTATCGATATTTCTGTTCTTACTCAGCTTCTATTCTTCTGGCTAA